One Candidatus Nitronauta litoralis genomic window, GCCTCCAAGTATGAGAGGTCGGAGGGTCGGAAGGAAACGTGGGCCGGCCATTATGATCGGAAGCTTCTGACGCAGGCGGGCGAGATGGACCTGAAGGTACCGAAACTGCGGACGTTTACGTTCGAGACGGCGATCATTTGGCGGTAACAGAGGCGTGAATCGTCAGTTGAGGAAGCCTTGATGGAAATGTATCTGGCAGGTATGTCCGTTCGTCGAGTGGAGGACATCACTCAGCAGTTATGGGGAACTCGTGTGTGTCCGGGTACTGTCAGCAAGTTAAGCCAGAAGGTTTATAAAAAGATCGAGGAATGGCGAAACCGTAAGATCGAAGGGGAGCATCCGTATGTGTATCTGAACGGGATTTGTTTGAAACGCAGTTGGGGAGGTGAGGTGAAGAACGTTTCTGTACTGTTGGCCATCGGTGTGAACCGACAGGGATACCGGGTAGTGCTGGGTGTCTGCGAGGGGGCGAAGGAAGACAAGGCCGGATCAAGCAACTTTTTGCGACACCTTAAGGAGTGTGGCCTTAAGAGCGTGAAGCTGCTCGTCTCGGATCTGTGCCTGGGGCTGGTGGAATCGCTTCATGACTTCTATCCGGATGCAGATCCTCAACGATGCACGGTACACTTTTATAGCAATGTAATTTCAGTTGTGCCTCGAAACAAGATGAAAGAAGTGTCGAACATGCTGAAGGCAATCCATGCTTAGGAGGATCGTCAGGCGGTTCTGGAGAAGATTAATGCGGTTGCGGCAAAACTAATGACAATGAAACTGTCGAAAGCATTGGAGAAAGTGAAGACCGGAGCGCATTAAACGTTATCGTATTACAACTTTTTCAGAGAGCACTGGCCGAATATCCGGACGAATAATCCGCTGGAGCGCGTCCTGCGTGAGATCAGGCGCCGGACGCGAGTGGTTGGGCGTTTCCCAGATGGACAGTCCGCATTGATGCTGGCGGCGGCCAGGCTTATGCACGTCGCCGGGACCAAGTGGGGAGCGAGGCGGTACATCAACATGGACCACTTCAAGGAAATGGAGAATCAGAAAGTCGCCTGATCCTGATCTGTGGATTTGATGGAAAACGCTTTAGCGTTTTCCATCAAATCCACAGGTCCAACAACAGGCCTGATTGAGGACTTTCCAATATCAAAAGTGCGAAACTTTCTTGACACTACCAAATTGTTAATTTGACTTGTTTGGTGGATTGGGTAGAGAGACTTTAAATTCGCTGGGTTCACCCTCCCAATGGTTATAAAAGACCAGATCCTTTAGAGACAGGCGGTGGGCCCAACCTTTCTTTTGCAACATGGGTTCACTGTAAAAGCCTTCACAATGTCCCATGCAAAGATAAGCGACCAGTTGCAGGTGTTCAGGGATCCTCAAGTCATTTTTCAGCTTCTGCTTTTCCAAGATAGAAACCCAACCCACAGCCAGTCCTTCTGCCCGTGCCGCAAGCCACAGGTTCTGTACGGCACAAGAGGTGCTGAACAAATCGGTTTCGGGCATTGTGTTCCGTCCCAATACATTTGGACCCATTCGGGATGAATCGCAAGTGACACAGATATTGAGCGGGGCATCCAGAATGCCCTGGAGTTTCATGGACTGATACAATTCTTTCTTGTCTCCTTCAAACTTTTCTGCTCCTTCCGCATTAGCCTGTTTGAAATTCTCATAAATCTTTTGTTTAACAGTTGGGTCATCGATAATGATGAAATTCCAGGGTTGCATGAAACCCACCGACCCTGCGTGATGCGCTGCGTCCAGAACTCGTCCGACCACTTCAGGGTGTATGGGGTCTGATAAGAAATGCCGCATGTCCCGCCGATTATAAATAGCGTTGTAGACTCCCCGTTTTTCAGTTTGAGGGAAGGAATGGGGTGTGGTGCTCGAAATGAAGTTGCCAGAACGAGACGGGGGCTGTTTGACTGTTACGGGCAAACCTGACACCAGCATCACCACTTCATCGAAAGCGACAGCGAAACGTTGATTGATATGGCCGGCGAGATCACGAAACTGGCGACTCATTTCATTATCCGGAACAATGCCGGAGCCAACTTCATTGGTTACCACAGCTACTGTTCCTGGACATTGGGCGATCGTAGCAATTAATTGATCCGCTTTTTGAAAAATAGATTGTTCCGAATGTCCCTTCATCATCAGGTTAGTCACCCAAAGGGTGAGGCAGTCCAATACGATGAGATTATCTTGTGACATTTCTTTTTCAAATATCGGGCTAAGCTCCAACGGCTCCTCAATTGTTGTCCAATCCTTACTCCGTTCTACGCGGTGGCGGACAATACGCTCGCTCATTTCTTCATCGAGCGCTTCGGCGGTAGCCAGCAAAGACTTTTTTCCACTGAAAATTTTAAAGCGGTTGAGCACGTATTGGCTTTTTCCGCTCCGACAACCGCCAGTGATGAGTAATTTGAGACCTGATGCCATAGGTTTAAAATCCATTTGCCATGATTACTGCTCCGACTAAAAATATGCAGGTTTCCATTATCTCACAAAGGGCTCCCAGAGTATCTCCCGTGATTCCTCCGAGTTTTCCAACAACAAACTGGTTGAATAAATAAAAGACACTGATAAATACAACAAGCCCTGCTACTCCAGAACCCAAATCATTTAAAAACAGGATGAGGAAAGGCAGCCAGGCCAGAAACAACAGGAGCCATTTGCCTTTTTGATAAAATGTCGAGTGAGTTCCTCCCTCTGATTTTGCGTGGGGATAAATGACGAGGCCTGCAACCAGGGCTACCCGGGCGATAGCCGGTGCTGCCAGAATCCAGTATTTGGTTTCGGGTGCCGAGAGGGAGATCAGCGCTACCCATTTGAAAGTAAGACAAAAGACCAGTGCCAGTACCCCCATGGTACCGATTCTGGGGTCATGCATTATGGTCAGCATTTCTTCTCGACTTCGGTGTGAGAGTAGGCCATCTGCAGAATCTGCGAGGCCATCAAGGTGAAGTCCGCCTGACAGAACTGCGAGTAATGCAACAACAAAAAGTCCACGAACCTCAGGAAACAGGAAGTCGGTGGCGAATTGGTCGACCCCGAAAATAAATAACCCGATTAGCACGCCTACGATTGGGAAAAACAAGGCGGCGTTGGGGCTGGGCTCAAGACGTGTTTTCCCCACGGGAAGGACAGTCAAAAAACTCAATGCCGAAAAAAAACCTGAACGTTTAGTCATGAGTTAATGGGTCCCGCGCATCCACTCGACCAGGGCTCTGAAAGTTTCGGGTGAGGATCCCCAGTAGATATGACTGTATAAGGCCAGAGTACGGTTCTTTATATAGCCGTCTGTGATTGGTTCGCAGTTTTTCCTGGTTTTTTGTGAAAAAACGGGGGGTTCTCTATTAGATTTGAAATTTGAAAAATGAAATTCGTGGCCTTTAAGTTTTATTATTTTCGTAGGAAGTTTTGATTGGACTTGTTTTAAATCCCGATACCCTATGGTCAGTCCAGAAGGTTTCATGGAGGTCGTTAAATTTAAAAGGCCGAGAATGGGGTGTTTTACACCATTGGAGTCAATAATAGCTTTGCCCGTGTACATCAAACCGCCGCACTCTGCCAACACCCCGCGGGTTTTAGCAAATTCCTGGATGCATTTTATGATTTTCGAGTTTTTGCTGAGCTTTTTTGCAAATAATTCGGGGTAGCCCCCGGGAAAGTAAAGCCAGTCCAAATCCTCTGGAAGTTTCTTGTCCTTAAGTGGTGAGAAGAATGAGATGCTGCCTGAATGATGTTTTATTAAATCCAGAGTGTCCTGGTAACAAAACTGAAAGGCTTCGTCTCTTGCGATTCCAACCTTGAATGTTCTTGTGGAGTTTTTTTTCCATCGTTTTAATGAAGTGGTGACGGTTGTTTTTATTTCTTTCTTAAACCCGGTTTTGCGCAATAGTTTTTTGATGTCGATATGCTTATCAATATGTTCGGCCCAATCATTGTATCGCTGGTCCGTTTGCTCCAGGCCTTGATGCAACCCGAGGTGACGTTCACTGATGCTGAGTGAAGGGTTGGTGGGGATATTTCCGAGATAGGGGATGTCTGTGTGATATCGCAATGCTGCCTTAATAAGGTTTGCATGCTTCGGACTGCTCACACGATTCGCGATCACACCGAGAAACTTCAGGTCTGGATCAAATTTGGTGAAACCATCAACAAGTGCCGCAGCCGAACGGGCCATCTGGCTGCCATCGATAACGAGCATTACGGGAAGGTTGAACAGCTTGGCGATATCAGCCGTGGTTCCCCGGTCATTTGTTGGATAGGCTCCATCAAATAAACCCATCACACCTTCCACAACGGCCAGGGAGCCGGGCTGCATAACATCAGCGAAAAGGTTTTTCAGGTAAGTGCGGGTGCACATCCAGGAATCCAGGTTGTAACTGGGTACTCCGGCGGCTTGCTTATGATGCCCCGGATCGATGTAGTCGGGGCCAGCCTTAAATGGTTGAACAGGGACTCGCTTATTCCGAAGGAGGCGAAGCAAGGCAAGGGTCACTGAGGTTTTACCAACTGATGAATGTGTCCCAGCAACGACGAATCCTGGTACGGGTGAATTTTTTAAAATCATGCCTGCTGCTCCAAAACCTTAAGTATCTTCTGGTGATCAATATGTTTGTCAATAAGGTCTGAAAGGTTTTCGAACTGTTCTTCGCGGGTTTTGGAGAAATCAAATCTGTTGGTCGGTTCGGGAAGTTTTCTTTTTTCTCGTAATCTTTTTAAAAATGTTTCCCTGAATTCGTCGGTATCAAACAACCCGTGCAGGTAGGTACCGATTACGCTTCCGTCATCGTTGCAAATTCCAAGAGGCTCAGATGGTGTGCCATCATTATTGGAAAATATGGAGTGATAAGTATTTTCAAAATTAGTCGTTCCCATATGTATTTCGTAGCCCGCAAGTTCAAGAGATTCATTCAATAATGGGCTTGGACATGTATTGGGATTGACCTGTCGCGTTACTTTCTCAGGTAGGAGAGTAGTGGTCATTTCGAAAAATCCGAGGCCAGAGATATTTTGCAATCCACTCTCTACGTTGCCCGGATCCTCAATGGTTTTTCCAAGGATTTGAAACCCGGCACAAACTCCCAGGACGGTACAACCATTCTCATGGCACTCCTTGATGACTTTATCCAGTCCCTGTTCTTTAAGAAAAAGGCAATCTGCCAGAGTGTTTTTGCTTCCTGGAATGATGAGTAGATCTGGATGACTTATCTGGTTAGGTTGCCAGGCATATTGCACGGACACATTCGGGTCTTCGACCAAAGGGGTGAAATCAGTGAAATTTGAAATACGCGGAAGTCGCAGGATAACAATTTTCAAAAGAGAAGGATCATTTTGGGCTTTGTCCAGGATAGGGATTGCATCTTCCTCATCAACAAACAATTCGCGTTGAAAAGGAATTACCCCCAATACGGGTTTTTTGACCATGTCTTCAAACATTTTGATTCCGGGAGTTAACAGGTTGATGTCCCCACGAAATTTATTGATTATGAAACCCGCAACATGCGCCTTTTCATCTTCTGTTAAAAGGTCGTAGGTCCCTTTCATCCAGGCAAAAACTCCGCCCCGGTCGATGTCCCCCACAATCAAAACTGGAGCTTTAGCCAATTTTGCTGTGGTCATATTCACGATATCGTTTTTACGTAGATTGATTTCCGCGGGGCTCCCGGCACCCTCAATTACAACCATTTCATAATTCTTTTTTAAATATTCTAAAGAAGAACTTACAGCCGCCAAATGTTCTTCACGACTATCGTAATATTGTCGGGCATCTGCATTTCTGCGTGGTTTCCCCATTAACACAACCTGGGACATATTGTCTCCGGAGGGCTTGAGTAAAACCGGGTTCATGCAAACATGTGGCTCAATTCCACATGCCTGTGCCTGGTAGGCCTGAGCACGGCCCATCTCGAGTCCTTCTTTTGTCACGAAAGAATTGAGAGACATATTCTGGGCTTTAAAAGGAGCTACACGGAACCCTCGCTTTTTAAACCAGCGGCAAAAAGCAGCCGTGAGAATACTTTTTCCTACGCCCGAGCCCGTGCCCTGAATCATCAAGGATTTAGAATTGGTTGTCATGAGAGATAAGATAGATTCATTACGCTGGCTTTCTCTTCAATAACCAGATAAAAAATGGTCCACCCAGCATGGCAGTTATAACACCCACTGGAATTTCTACAGGTGCCATGAGTGTGCGGGCAAAGTTGTCGCAGAGTATTAAAAAACTGGCTCCAAAAAATATAGAAGAGGGTAAAAGGATGCGTAAATCAGGACCAACAATCAGGCGAACAATATGAGGCACGATAAGACCGACAAAACCGATTGGGCCACTGATGGATACTACGGCTCCTGTAACGAGAGAAGCCATGATGAATCCAATTTTCTGGGTTCGCTCAACATTTACGCCACGGCTCATTGCCGATTCAACTCCGGTACTGGTTAGGTTCAAATCTCGAGCATTAAATATCAGGACTGCTATACCTAGAGCGACCAGGGGAAAAATGGAGAGCATGTTTTCCATATGAGTGACATCGAGGCTCCCCATTAACCAGCGAACAATCTGAAAGGAGCGGGTGAAGTCGGATAGGTAATGGATGAACATCACGAGCGAGGCGAAAAAGAAATTGGCCGTAACCCCTGCCAGTAAAAGAAGTGAAGTTGAAAACTGTCCCTGCGGAGTTCTGACGAGATTAAACACAAGAAAAATAGAACCCAGTGCGCCAAGAAAAGCGGCCAGGGAAAAGGCTGGTAATCCCAGGATTGAAAAATTCCATCCCAGGCTGATCGCCAGAACGGCACCCAGGGAGGCGCCACTTGAAACCCCCAAAGTGAACGGGGCTGCGAGATCGTTTCGCAATAGAGCTTGAAATACGGCACCGGCAAGTGATAAAGCCGCACCTGTAAGTGCAGCCATTAATATTCTAGGTAAACGGGCCACAAAAAGAATATTGGCATCCACGTTTTCTGTATAATTTGAGGAACCAAACAGGGCATTATATAAATCAATTTTTGTAGGGCCGATCAGTGGGGATAGGGTCACAGTTGCTACGAATAACATGCCAAAGCCAGTCAGGCTCAGTGCAAATCTCCGCGCGGTAAGAATTCCAGTAATCATTACGCGGACTCCGGAAAGATCAATGGAGTTCCGTCTTTTGGGGATTTCATCATTTGAACTTTCACTTCGTAGACTTCCTCGATGATTTCCTTTTGCAGGACTGTTTCCGGAGGACCGTCGCAAATAATCCTTCCTTCTTTTATGAGAACCAGACGATGGCAATATTTTGTGGCAAGGTTCAGGTCGTGCATGGCCAGTGCCAAAGTGATACCACGCTGTATGTTCAACCTTTCCAGTATGTCGAGGACTTGAACCTGGTATTTTAGATCGAGAGAGGCGGTGGGTTCGTCGAGGAGCATGATTTTAGGCGACTGGACAATGGCGCTCGCAATGAGGACGCGTTGCTTTTCGCCACCGCTCAATTCAGAAAATTTGCGGGCTTTAAATTCTGTGGTTGAAGTGACCTCCATTGCCCGATGACAAATATCGTGATCTTCCTGACTTTCAAAACGAAAGGCTTTCAGATAAGGGTGGCGACCCATCATCACCATCTCATAAGCTGTGAAGGAAAATGGTGTTGCTGTTTCCTGTGGAACCCAGGCAATTTCGCGAGCCAGGTCCAGTCTGGAATATTTCTCAATACTTTTATTATGGAATTGAATAGAGTTGAAAGGTGCCTTTAACAGGCCTCCCAGTAATTTAATCAAAGTGGATTTTCCAGAACCATTTGGGCCGATTACTCCCACCCATTCTCCAGGATGGATGCTCATTGCTATTCCACGTAAAACAGGAGTATCTGTATAAGAGAAAGACAGGTCCTGAACGTTTAGCAGAGGAATACCACCTTTTTCAATTTCATTTTTAATCCGGGATGATGTTGCGATTTCAATGTTTTTCATTTTTTCGTGGTTGAAGAACTGCCGGCAAAAATATCAGGGTGTAAAGCCTGGGCAAATTGTTTGAGTATTAAATGCAAACGTGGGCCTGGAATGACGGCATAGTCTTCACCGATAAAATGAATCCGCTTGGATTGAACGGCCTTTATCGAGGAGAAAGGTTCCCATTCTTTCATACGGCGTTTGTATTCGTCGCCGGTTAAATTGGATTTTGGCCCTGCTTCGATAATCACTTCTGGAGACCGTGCAAGGATAAATTCTTTTGAGATACGAGGGTAATTCGCATCCGGGTCTTCCAGAATATTTTTACCACCTGCAAGCTCAATAAGTTCTCCAAGAAAGGTGGAACGACCCACTGCAAACAAATCACGGCCGGGATCTGAACTGTCACCTAACAGCAGTAAGGTTTCAATTTTTGGGAGTCCTCGGGTTTTGGATTTAATAAATTCGATTTCTTTGAGAATAGAGTGTTCCAGGTTTGCTGCTGAATCTTGAATCCCGAGAGTGTCGCCCATCAACTTCCAGCTTTTAAATATGCTATTGATTCGGTTCATATCAACCGTGAGGGTGTTGAGCCCCAGGCTTTTAGCTTTGGATACCAACCGATCACTGGATTTTAAAAATATGATCAAGTCTGGTTTAAGGGTTAACCAGGTTTCCGTGCTGGGATTCAGCATTCCTCCAACATTGGGGAGTTGGCACGCTTCCTTTGGCCATTTACAGAAATCGGTTCGGCCAACGACGCGCTCACCTGCGCCCAAAGCGAACAGGGACTCGGTGATGGACGGAGCCATGGATATGATGCGCTGTGGAGCTTTATCTGCAAAAGCGGTCTCGACAGAGACAAGTAAGATCAGGAATACACAGGCAAAAAGGCAGGTGTTGCCGTTTCTTTTAGGTCTAGTTTGAAAACTGGAAGGGGCCGGTTCCTGGAACCGGGGCAGTGAGAATTTCAGGTATTTCTTCACCTCTTGTTCTCCCGAAGAGTGTGTGAAGTCTAACCAGGCAGGCCTTCTGGCTTCCGGATCTATCTACTCACCGCGTCTTCCCACCCGTTAGGGTAGTGACATTCTGCGGCTTTTGTCCCCGGTTACAGCGGCGGGTCCGCGACGGAATTGCACCGTCTTTCCTAGCGCCTGATTAAAACAAGTTTTAATAAAAACAATTTCAATATTACCAGAAGGGGGAGGGCAGTCAATCTTTATCAGGACTGGCGGGGCTATTGTGTGGAGAAAAATCCACTGAGTTCCGAGAGATTGTCAGCTGTGACTTCGTGTCCCTGATCTGTTTCCAGAATTTTAACATTGTGTCCCTGTCCCTTGATTTCATCCAGGGCAAACTCGGCGAGGAAAGAGGGGACTACATTATCATTTGCACCATAAATACCAAGAATATTACATAAAGGTTTTTCTGACTCAGGAGTAACCTCTGGTAATTCAGGGAGGAATCCGCAAATAGATGCAGATTTATGGATCGTGTGTGGACCCAATATAGAGTAAACGAGAGCTGCGGCACCTCCCTGGGAGAAACCCCAGAGGTGAGTTTCATACTGATCTGCTTTTTCTGAAGCCCAGTGTTGAGCAGACTTAACAAAGTTGTCAGTGAATTTTAAAAACTCAGCCACTGTTTCTTTTTGATTAGGCCCATCTTTCCACCAGCTCCAGAGGCCTTTTCCTGCATCGATTGGAGCCTCTGGGAATAACAGAGCGGTGTTGTTGAGATTTAATTTTCCGGCATGGATGAGCATGTTTTCAGGAGTGGAATCGGCTCCGTGGAATCCGATCAACAGGCGGAAGGGTTCAGAGGGGTTTATGTCGCTTTCTCCCAGGATGATTTTTTTATTGTTCCATTCAGTGGTGGTGTATTCCATGGTCAATTAGATTCCTTTTTAAGTAATTCCGGAATTAACGATTCGGCCTGTTCTTTTGTTTTCACTTCACCCAGTACGCGAGCTTCCCTGATTTTTTCGAGAAGGGTTTTGAAGACTGGGGAAGGTTTCAAATTAAAGGTTTCCTGTAAATCATTTCCCGAAATTAGTGGTTTTGCTGTAATGGCGGGCAAATATTGATTTCTGTAAAAGTTAAAGCAGGTTTCACTAAATGTTTTTAAATTTTCGGATTTATCCGGGTTGTTTATAAGTGAGATGGAAGCCAGAAGTAAGGCTTGAGGGAATGACTTTTCGAATTTGCTGCACCATTGGTATAGCAGGTGGCCGGATGGCTGGTTTCTATTGTCGATCCAATATTGGTCAATTATTTTGCAGAGTTGAACTGTATCGACCACATTTTCTGTCTGCCTGTTGCTGAATTTATAAAACTCCAAAAACTTATTTGCAGCTTTAAAATTTAAATGAGCAAAAAGAAGCGATATACCAAATTGGGCGCGTTGTGAATTGTTTTTAAGTAAATCCTCATAGTAGTTTTTATAGCGGCGTAAAGGATTTTTAGGGTCATCCCAACAGGTTTGATAATAATTCCAATGATCCAACAGATGTTCAGCTTCACAGTAAACAATTCCCGCATAATTCATCAGTTCAGAAAGTAATCCAGTGCCCAAAAAACCATGGATGTCTGGTCGCTGTGCATTAAAGAATTGCAACAATTCTTGAGAAATTCGTTCACTTGAAACCTGATAGATGCTGTAAGCTTTTTCCTTTATTTCATCCAATGTGTCTGAAGCAATACGAAGGTTCAGAACTGCTGCCTGTCGGAAAGCCCGCAACATCCGTAGCGGGTCATCTTTAATTGGATCGGAGGGAAGCAGGCGGATGATGCGATTGTCTATATCCTGGAGACCATTAAATAGATCAGTAAGAGCTCTTTTGTTGTCTAAAAAACTATCCAGAGTTTGGGCCAATGAATTGATAGTGAAATCACGGTGTGAAAGGTCTTCTTCTAAAGAATTCCCCTGGCGTGTACAAAAATCGCAATAAAAATTTTTGCTGATGGGGACGCGAAGCACCTCCTGCCCAGGTGTATCGTGAAGGGTAACCACGCTGGAGTTGATATGTTTTGAAAACCAATGGGCCCAGAAACCGGCGTCGACGCAAACAAGGTCAATATCACGAAAATTACGGCCAAGTAATTGGTCCCTTACCGTGCCACCAACAACATAAAGAGAGTCCTTTCGCTCCTTTGCTTTTAATGCAAGATCGCGTAGTTGCTTTTTTGTCCTGGAATCCATGAAATCTTATTGTCCAATTGTGGAATACGAAATCAACCCCAAACAGGTATTCGGTTAAAATGTGATAGCGAATCCGTGGATAGGGGGTCAGGATCCCCATCCAGCCGTTAGTTTGATTTGTTTCGAAACGTA contains:
- the bluB gene encoding 5,6-dimethylbenzimidazole synthase produces the protein MDFKPMASGLKLLITGGCRSGKSQYVLNRFKIFSGKKSLLATAEALDEEMSERIVRHRVERSKDWTTIEEPLELSPIFEKEMSQDNLIVLDCLTLWVTNLMMKGHSEQSIFQKADQLIATIAQCPGTVAVVTNEVGSGIVPDNEMSRQFRDLAGHINQRFAVAFDEVVMLVSGLPVTVKQPPSRSGNFISSTTPHSFPQTEKRGVYNAIYNRRDMRHFLSDPIHPEVVGRVLDAAHHAGSVGFMQPWNFIIIDDPTVKQKIYENFKQANAEGAEKFEGDKKELYQSMKLQGILDAPLNICVTCDSSRMGPNVLGRNTMPETDLFSTSCAVQNLWLAARAEGLAVGWVSILEKQKLKNDLRIPEHLQLVAYLCMGHCEGFYSEPMLQKKGWAHRLSLKDLVFYNHWEGEPSEFKVSLPNPPNKSN
- the cobS gene encoding adenosylcobinamide-GDP ribazoletransferase, yielding MTKRSGFFSALSFLTVLPVGKTRLEPSPNAALFFPIVGVLIGLFIFGVDQFATDFLFPEVRGLFVVALLAVLSGGLHLDGLADSADGLLSHRSREEMLTIMHDPRIGTMGVLALVFCLTFKWVALISLSAPETKYWILAAPAIARVALVAGLVIYPHAKSEGGTHSTFYQKGKWLLLFLAWLPFLILFLNDLGSGVAGLVVFISVFYLFNQFVVGKLGGITGDTLGALCEIMETCIFLVGAVIMANGF
- a CDS encoding cobyrinate a,c-diamide synthase: MILKNSPVPGFVVAGTHSSVGKTSVTLALLRLLRNKRVPVQPFKAGPDYIDPGHHKQAAGVPSYNLDSWMCTRTYLKNLFADVMQPGSLAVVEGVMGLFDGAYPTNDRGTTADIAKLFNLPVMLVIDGSQMARSAAALVDGFTKFDPDLKFLGVIANRVSSPKHANLIKAALRYHTDIPYLGNIPTNPSLSISERHLGLHQGLEQTDQRYNDWAEHIDKHIDIKKLLRKTGFKKEIKTTVTTSLKRWKKNSTRTFKVGIARDEAFQFCYQDTLDLIKHHSGSISFFSPLKDKKLPEDLDWLYFPGGYPELFAKKLSKNSKIIKCIQEFAKTRGVLAECGGLMYTGKAIIDSNGVKHPILGLLNLTTSMKPSGLTIGYRDLKQVQSKLPTKIIKLKGHEFHFSNFKSNREPPVFSQKTRKNCEPITDGYIKNRTLALYSHIYWGSSPETFRALVEWMRGTH
- a CDS encoding cobyric acid synthase, translating into MTTNSKSLMIQGTGSGVGKSILTAAFCRWFKKRGFRVAPFKAQNMSLNSFVTKEGLEMGRAQAYQAQACGIEPHVCMNPVLLKPSGDNMSQVVLMGKPRRNADARQYYDSREEHLAAVSSSLEYLKKNYEMVVIEGAGSPAEINLRKNDIVNMTTAKLAKAPVLIVGDIDRGGVFAWMKGTYDLLTEDEKAHVAGFIINKFRGDINLLTPGIKMFEDMVKKPVLGVIPFQRELFVDEEDAIPILDKAQNDPSLLKIVILRLPRISNFTDFTPLVEDPNVSVQYAWQPNQISHPDLLIIPGSKNTLADCLFLKEQGLDKVIKECHENGCTVLGVCAGFQILGKTIEDPGNVESGLQNISGLGFFEMTTTLLPEKVTRQVNPNTCPSPLLNESLELAGYEIHMGTTNFENTYHSIFSNNDGTPSEPLGICNDDGSVIGTYLHGLFDTDEFRETFLKRLREKRKLPEPTNRFDFSKTREEQFENLSDLIDKHIDHQKILKVLEQQA
- a CDS encoding iron ABC transporter permease, with protein sequence MITGILTARRFALSLTGFGMLFVATVTLSPLIGPTKIDLYNALFGSSNYTENVDANILFVARLPRILMAALTGAALSLAGAVFQALLRNDLAAPFTLGVSSGASLGAVLAISLGWNFSILGLPAFSLAAFLGALGSIFLVFNLVRTPQGQFSTSLLLLAGVTANFFFASLVMFIHYLSDFTRSFQIVRWLMGSLDVTHMENMLSIFPLVALGIAVLIFNARDLNLTSTGVESAMSRGVNVERTQKIGFIMASLVTGAVVSISGPIGFVGLIVPHIVRLIVGPDLRILLPSSIFFGASFLILCDNFARTLMAPVEIPVGVITAMLGGPFFIWLLKRKPA
- a CDS encoding ABC transporter ATP-binding protein, which codes for MKNIEIATSSRIKNEIEKGGIPLLNVQDLSFSYTDTPVLRGIAMSIHPGEWVGVIGPNGSGKSTLIKLLGGLLKAPFNSIQFHNKSIEKYSRLDLAREIAWVPQETATPFSFTAYEMVMMGRHPYLKAFRFESQEDHDICHRAMEVTSTTEFKARKFSELSGGEKQRVLIASAIVQSPKIMLLDEPTASLDLKYQVQVLDILERLNIQRGITLALAMHDLNLATKYCHRLVLIKEGRIICDGPPETVLQKEIIEEVYEVKVQMMKSPKDGTPLIFPESA
- a CDS encoding ABC transporter substrate-binding protein, which codes for MKKYLKFSLPRFQEPAPSSFQTRPKRNGNTCLFACVFLILLVSVETAFADKAPQRIISMAPSITESLFALGAGERVVGRTDFCKWPKEACQLPNVGGMLNPSTETWLTLKPDLIIFLKSSDRLVSKAKSLGLNTLTVDMNRINSIFKSWKLMGDTLGIQDSAANLEHSILKEIEFIKSKTRGLPKIETLLLLGDSSDPGRDLFAVGRSTFLGELIELAGGKNILEDPDANYPRISKEFILARSPEVIIEAGPKSNLTGDEYKRRMKEWEPFSSIKAVQSKRIHFIGEDYAVIPGPRLHLILKQFAQALHPDIFAGSSSTTKK
- a CDS encoding phospholipase, with translation MTMEYTTTEWNNKKIILGESDINPSEPFRLLIGFHGADSTPENMLIHAGKLNLNNTALLFPEAPIDAGKGLWSWWKDGPNQKETVAEFLKFTDNFVKSAQHWASEKADQYETHLWGFSQGGAAALVYSILGPHTIHKSASICGFLPELPEVTPESEKPLCNILGIYGANDNVVPSFLAEFALDEIKGQGHNVKILETDQGHEVTADNLSELSGFFSTQ